The window GGATTTGAAATCAAGGATAATTGGTAGAATTAATTTACTTGGTATGAGGGAATATATGAACAATAAGAAGAAATTAGTAGGTATACTTTCAAGCATAATTGCAATCGCGATTGCATTTTCTGGTATAGCCTATGCAGAAAAGAAAGGATTAAAAACAACAAACGGAAATGACCTAGGAAACAATGAGTTAAAATCAATTACATTGGAAACTTGGGACAAAGTTGAATGGGAAGTCTTCACTGACAAAGACTCTGAGTTGCCAGATAATTATGGGAAAAAACCTTATAAGAAAGATTTAGCTCCATCAACACAGTCTATGAGACAAGTTAAACTTCTTAAAGGCTACCCTAGAGATGTAAAATACATTGATTTAAGCAAAGACAAAGACAATTCTCAAGTTCTTGCGGTAAAATTCCATTTTACTTTTCCAGGAAACAATGAAGTAACAATCAGACCACCTAGAACTGCTGATTTCATAATCAACCGTCCAAGAATGTTTATCAATGACAACGCATTTTCAAACACAGAAGCTCAAAAAGCTCCTGAGAAGCGTGACATTAACAACGTAAACATTCAGCCTATCTACGGTGTAGAGTTACCAGGCGTAACAAAATCTATGTCTGTTTGGGTTCTAGGAAGAGGAATTGACTATATTCTAGAAGGTTGGTTCGAAGACTACAAAGGCGATACTCATGTAATCAAATTTGGCTCAGTTAACTTTGTTGGATGGCGTCCGATGACAGCAGTTATTCCTGCTAACATTCCACAATTCGTAGAAGCATACCCTGCAACTAAGAGCTTAGTTTTCAAACAATTCAAACTAAGATCTACCCCTAAAACTGGTGGAGACATTACTTATCTATTCTTTGATGAGTTAAAAATACTAGCTGATACATTCGATGTTCACTTTGATGGTGCAAATATCGACTTTGATCCAGAAGATTGTTCTAACAAACAAAGAGTGGAAGAAGTTGAGGCAAAAGCTAAAGGTATCAAACCTGTTAAGGATTGTGGTAACTCTGGTGGAGCCAAAAGCGCTCCTGCTGCTGAAAAGAAATAAGCCTTAAAAATCTTGTTTCCTCAAATGGAAAAACCTCACTGCAAAGGCAGTGAGGTTTTTTTTTGCCTAAAAATAGAAAAGCAAAGTCTGATATCCGCTCATCATCTAGAAAATCTTGTAATCTCACATAAGAGAAGTGACGTTTGTTCTCTCATTGCAAAATTCAATTCCTTTTAAAGGAAAGCTGATTTAAGCTGATATTTTATGGTTTACTTATTTCCTAACCTCAAAATATTAGAAATTAACGTCTTCTTTTACTAAAATAAATAAATAGAAATAAATCTTTAATTGCTTTTGGAGTGGTTTCATGTCCCAAGAAACAGTCATTACGAACGAAAAATCAAGCAGTGAACTAGATAAGCTCACAAATCTCTTTAATGAAGATATCTACGTGCGCGTCGATGCTTCTTCTGTTCCCGTTACAAAATTTAAAATCTTAGATGATTTAATTAGTCATTATAAAACCCTTGGAAAGCTCGATGAAGCTAGTCAAAAAATAGAGGAACACCTAAAAGATCATCCTGATAGCATTTCAGCTAGATATTTGACAGGATTTTTATCCTTAATCCAAAATAAAATTGAAGACTCTAATCATCTTAAGTCATTACTTGAGCAATTTAAAGTTCATGGTAAATGGACTATCATTGAATACATATCAGATCATATATTGCAATTTGGCGAGCAAAGACTTGCACTTAAATATAAAGCAGAGGCTCTTGAAAAATTAAATAAGAACAAAGAACTCAAACTTGTTTTAGAGAAATTAGCTAAACATGATCGCAAGAATCCAGAAATTGCAAAAAAATACGCTCTATCGATTCTAGACGAAGATAGAGACAAAGCTATTATCTTCCTTAAACAAGCAGCTGAGTCTTTCGCTAGATCAAAGGAATATGGGCAATTAGAAGAAATCTGGCCTATTCTGATCGAGCACAATTTTGAGGATTTACCCTTCTTTGAAAAAATTGAGCGAATTCTTCTTTCGGCTAGAGAAAAATCGAGAATCGTAATTTTATTTTATCCTTTAATGGAGACCTATAAGCAATTAGAAGACTACGACAAAACAATTCTATTGCTAAAGAAGATTCTTGACCATGAGCCGCTATCTCAAAAAGCAAGAAATGACTTAATTAGAGCCTACAAGGCAAAGTATGTGAATCACTCCTTGTTGGAAGAATTCTTAAAGATGTCAGAGATCGGTAATAGTAAAAAATCAATCAAAGCATGTATTACAAATTTTGAGCGAAATATTGTTTTTGACACCAATAACTATGTAATGCATAGAAATTGGGGTGTTGGCCAGATTAAATCAATCAGCAGCGCTAGTGATTCGATAGTAGTTGACTTTCTGGATAAAAAAGACCATAAGCTCTCTATTCAAATGGCGATTACTAGCCTTAAACCGCTCAAGCAAGATCATATTTGGGTGAAGTTATATGAAAACAGGCAACAGATCGTAGACTTATTTGCAAATGATATTCCAACATTCTTTGTTGAACTATTAACTTCCCACGATAATCTAATGACTCTTGGCGATATCAAGGCTGAGATCACTACAAAATTTTTAAGCAAATCAGAAGAATGGTCAAAGTGGTGGAACAAAGCTAAAATACTTCTAAAGAAAGATCCGCGCATTGGATTTAATCCAAAAAAGAAAGATGAAATCATTTACCGTCAAAAGCCAATTTCTCTAACAGAAGAGCTATCAGATAAATTTGCGGCGGTAACCGATATAAACAAAAAACTAGATATCGCCCTCGAAGCTCTTGAAGTATATGAAGAAGCTGAGGGAGCTGTAGAATCTTTTAATCACTTCTATTACGAAGAAGAAGAAGCGAAAGATATTTTCCGTAGACTTGTTGCTTATTTATACCTAGAAATTGCGTCTAGTTTGATTCACTCCGATGATTTACCACGTCATCAAAAACCAGAAGAAATTCAAAGACTGATTCAGTCTCAAACTAAGGAAGAATTGCTTAGTTTCTCAAAGCAATTAACGAACGTAGAAGTAAAAAAGAATTATGTAAATCTAATTCGAAAATACCATTCAGAATACACAAATATTTTCATGGGAATTTTATTTGAAGTCCCTGTAAAAGTAAACAAATATGCATTTGGAGTTTTAGTTTCTGAAAACAAGCACTCTGAATTAAACCTCTTTGTGGAAACAACGATAAATAAATCAAAAGAGAATCCAGAAGTGTTCTTGTGGGTTGCAAAATCCATATTATCTGGCTCATGGGATTATTCTTGGTTAAATGTATCTACTTCGGACTTAGTTCTTAGAACATTCCGTTTGTTAAAACCGCTTGGAAAGATTGAAGAGAAAGGAACAAAGCTCAAGAATGCAGCAATGGATATCCTGTTTGGAAATGATAATGAAACCGTCTCTATGGTTATCAAATCTAGCGATGCAGACTTTATTAGAAAAATCTACGCACTATTCAAAGAAGTGCCTTATGTTACTGATGCAGAGAAGGATAAACTTCTCAATCTAATTAATACTCTCAAACCTGGATTCTCGTGGGATGATAGCTATACTAGTTCCGATGACGACTCTTCTGACGATGGCTATTCAATTCCAAGCAATGTTATTCTCGTTACTAGAATGGGATTCAATGCAAAGAAAGAAGAATTTGAGCATCTCGTAAACGTTGAAATGGCAGAGAACTCAAGAGATATAGGTGAGGCACAAGAGAAAGGGGACTTGCGTGAAAATGCTGAATACAAGGCAGCAATGGAAAAACAAGTTCAACTTCAAGCTCAAATTAAAAAGTTAGAAACTGAACTCAAGAGTGCTCAGATTTTAGATATTACAGACGTTAAAACTGATAAAATGAATATAGGTTGCACTGTAAAATTGAAAAACGAAAACAATGGAGAAGAAGATACATACTCTATCCTAGGCGCCTGGGATGCTGATACAGAAAAGAACATCATCAGCTATCAGTCTCCAATGGGCAAAGCATTGTTAGGCAAGAAAATCGGGGATATGGCTTCTGTTGATTTTGAAGGAAGTCATATGAACTTTAGAGTTCTTGAGATTAGCCGTTACTCTATATAGTCTAAAAGCATAATCATCACCGCTCATTTATCGTAAGGACTTGATTAATCAAGTCCCTACGATAATGACGTTGCTTCTCTACGACTTAATCTCCCACTCACACTCTACAGGCAAAAAGCTAGGTCCATCAAACTTAGGAACACCAAGCCTCTCTACTTCAAAATCCAAAATATCATCTTTCCATAGATAACAGTTTGTTGTATGATTATCTCCCTCATGGAGTGCAAAACCAAGATTATATTTCCCATGGGAAATATTAAGGGGAAATGTAAAACTAACAGTAACGATAGACCCGGCCTTTAGATTCTTAAATTCCTTTTTTAGATGATAAGAGTTTGTTCCAAAGACTCGGAGTCCCTTTGCATCGTCAATATGAAATCCTATCGTCAAATCAGGAATAGCCGCTCGAAGCTTAATAGAAAAACTAATAGTTACAATTTCACCTATACCGAAAATGGATTTGGCTGTTCTATTGCCTTGCATTTGGAGAGAGTATGATTCTATATGTTCTGATTTAACTTGTTTTTCATTTGTAGATTCAGTAAAAGAATTATCTGCTAAGATCTGGATGTATTTCTTTAAGGCTAATGCCGGTGATCCACAAAATTCAATTTTGCCTTTTTCCATTACAATCATTCTGTCTGAAATCATTTGCAATAGATTTAGATCATGACTTACTATAATGATTGCAGAGCCTTCTTCTTTGAATCTTTGAAATCGAGAAAGAGATTTCTGTTGAAAGCTAGCATCTCCAACGGCAAGTGCTTCATCCACTAAAAGAATATCGGGACGATTAGCAGTTGCAAGTGCAAAGCCAAGACGCATCATCATTCCTGTAGAATAATTTTTTAAGGGAACATTTCTAAATTCATTCAGTCCAGAAAATTCAAATATGGAATCTGCTAAAGATTTAATTTCATTCAGAGAGTAACCCCATACTAGACCATTATAATAAACATTTTCATCACCGGATAACTCAGGATTAAACCCTACACCTAATTCCAAAATAGATCGAAGAGAACCACTCTTCTCCATTACGCCCGACTGAAATTTAGAAACGCCTGATAAAACTTTTAGTAGAGTAGATTTACCGGCACCGTTTCTTCCAATGATACCTATGATTTCGCCTGCATTTACTTCAATGTCTATTCCGCTAAGAGCAGTATAGGAGCGGCTACCCGGTATTAATCCGAAACTTAATGCAGTTAAAATTCTCTCCAGTGGAGTTTTAAAACCTATATATTTCTTTGTTAGATTTTGAACTCGAATCATAGATGATCCATTACAACCTCATCTAACTTGAAGCGAGTTAAAAAAAAGACTAAGACAAAAAAAGACAAAGGAAAAATAAAAATGAGAACTGGAAATTGAATAGAATAATCCTTTAAAACCAAAAATCGAAATACATCTAAAGGAATAATAAAGGGATTATATAGATTAACCTCTCGCAGAACTCCAGAAGGAAAATACAATACAGGCAGTGTCCAAAATATTATTTGTGAAAGAAGTCTCATGATCGGGGAAATGTCTTTTAATAGAATATTTACGCGAGCGAGGTATTCTAATACAAGCATTAGATAAAGTCCTGTTATTAAAATAATTGGATAAGAAAAAAAGAAAAAACGATAATCTAAACTTCCCGACCAAAGTAAAACGATAAACACCGGAATAGAAATTACAAAACTATGAATAATCATTTGCAAAAATGGAATCCACAAGAATAGATTTACTCCAAGACTTGATCGTTTGATTAATTGTCGATTGTCTGTAAGAATGCTTACACCACGAATTAACATTTCCTGAAGAGGTATCCAAAACAGGAGTCCGCTAAAAATATAACTAGAATAATCTAACTTAGAGTTTGGAAGATTTGAAGATTTATTCAGAATAAAAAAAACAAAAGTATAAATGGATATCAAACTCAAACTTTGAATCAACATCCAGAGAATCCCAAGCAGACTTCCTGCAAATTGAAGGGCATAGTCTCGCTTCACTAAGATCCAAAGGACTTGTAAGTTTTTTATTGCATTATTCATTAGGCTTGTCTTGAAACTACATTTTCAGGACTTAGCTCTTTATCAATGATTGATTTTTGGTATATTGGTTTTTTTAATATACCTTTAGTGAAGGTTTTGATTGGCAAAAGTTAAGAAGTGATTTGGTGCTTTAAAAGAATTCTTTTTTCAGCACAAGAGAAAACTCCTTCCTTTCCAATTACATAATGATCGAGTAAGGTTACTTCTAATTGTAAAAGTAAATTCTGAAGCTGGTTAAATAGTAGATAATCCTCTCGACTAGGCTCACAGGATTGGCGTGGATGGTTGTGTGCAATAATTACGTATTTTGCTGTATCATCTAGGACTTGTTTTACAATGTCACGAGAATGGACTCCGACTTCCGACAATCCCCCCCGTGCTAAAAGATCAAAGTTGATCAAAGTTTTATCAGGGGCGAGTGTAATTAAATAAAAGCATTCTCTTACTTCCTTTAATAGTTTTAGATACAGAACTTCTATTATGGATTCTATGTTTGCACCTGATTGATGAAAGATGTTTCTAAACTTTATACGGTTGCAAATTTCTCGCAAGGCTGATAGCATTGCTACCTTCGCCTTTCCGAGTCCCCTCTGCTTGTATAAGACAGAGGAAGGAGCGTTTACCAATCCAACAATGCTTGAGAATTGTAACAGTAGCTCCTTGGAGAGAATTTCTACATCTCGTCCATGTCCTCCACTTCCCAACAATATCGCAATAAGTTCCCAATCCTGAAGTTTTTCAGGGTTTCTTAATGCGATAGAGCGTGGATCGGTCTTCGATGTGAGACCTTTTGGAAAAGAAAGACTCAGATTCTTTTTAAATTGCGCTTCGTCAAATCAGATAGCTGATTTGAAAACCAAGCACCATTCTGAACGACTTCCCCTTGAAAAGCCTCCGATAGATATTCTTCGAAGGTTTTGCCATATCTATCCTCAACTGGTTTGGGTTTTAATTCCGCACCGGATAGACCGCCTTTCTTTCTGCGATAGTAAACTGGATGTTCCAAAGACCTAATAATCATGGTTGCCTCCGTTTCATTTATTAGACGACATAAATATGTATTATGTCAACAAAAAAATAAACTCAGTATATGTTTAGCATACTTAACGTTTATTAAGTATTTGTCAAGCTTTTCATGAAAAAATATGAAATTTACTAACAAATTTCATGAAAAGCTTCCTTGCTAACAAAAATAAGTATAATTTCAGGAAAGGACAAAATGCGTTATTTTTTGAAAAAAAAACTAGAAAATGGAATTTTTTTTGCGATATGCGAAATTGGTCATCCTTAATCTAATTTTTTTAAAGAAGGGCGAATCTAATTTCCTAAAATGCGACTTTTCATTATACCTTTGAAATTTTATTTTGTCAATTATCGCCTTTGAATTTAGGATGAAGTGCTTTGGAGAAAAAGAGAATACTCATTGTCGAAAATGATTTGGATATAGCAAGAACTCTAGCAGAATGCTTTAATAAATCGGGCTTCCGTGTTTCCCAATTTCAAAGTCTCAATTCTATTCTTCTCGAAGAAAATAATTGCCAGTCAGATTTAATGCTAATTGATATTGACTCCCTAGAAAATGGAGAAGAAATCAAAAAGAAGCGAGATTTTTTTCAAGCTTTCGATACCCCTATTCTCCTACTTTCCAATGATGAAAAAGCGGACTTGTCTGAAATCATTGAAATAACGTCTCCATTTGCAATTTTGTCTAAGAATTTTTCTGAATCAATATTACTTTCATCTGCGAACATTGCATTGAGATTAAACCAGAAAATGCAAGAGCAACAAGAAAAGGAGAGAAAATTAACAGAAAATGTTGAGTTAATGCAAAACATTTTAGATTGCTCGGCTGATTTTATTTTTGTAAAAGATAGAAATCTTCGAACAATTCTTTGCAATGAAATGGTCGCAAAGGCAGTCGGAAGAAAAGCTTCTGATTTAATCGGGCATAATGATATTGAAAATGGAGTTGATATTGAGTTAGTGAAAGGGAATCCAGAAAAAGGAATTCGAGGATATGAAAATGATGACCTTGCCGCTCTTGGAGGGGAAACTCTCAATAATCCGGCAGATCTTGTATACACAGATGGAAAAGTTTATGTATTTGATACAGTCAAACGTCCTCTTAGGAACCGAGATGGGGAGATCATTGGGCTACTCGGAATTAGCCGAGATATCACAGAAAGAAAAAATTCTGAGAGGCTACTTGCATCTGAAAGAGAACGACTTGCAGTAACTCTGCATAGTATTGGGGATGGAGTAATTTCAACTGACAGAGATGGAAAAATTTCTATGTTCAATAAAGCTGCAAAGGAACTGACAGGTTGGGATGCGACGGAAGCAATTGGAATGCCATTACCAAATGTGTTTAGAATTGTAGATCAAATTTCCGGAACTCCATTAGAAAATCCAATCGAGAGAATTATCCGAACTAGAGAACGAATAGAATTATCTGCTAATACTAGTTTGGTGACAAGAGCAGGAAGAGAACTTATTATTTCTTATAGCGTTGACCCAATGCAGGATAATGAAAATAAAATAATTGGCGTTGTAATTGTTTTTCGCGATATGACTGAAAAAATTAAACTCGAAGCGACGATTCAAAGAAATCAAAAATTAGAATCTATCGGAATTCTTGCAGGGGGAATTGCACATGACTTCAATAATCTCTTAGCTGGAATTTTTGGATATCTCGAAATTGCATTGATGTATAGTAAAGACCATCCAAGGATAGAGGAATATTTGAATAAGTCGTTATCAGCGTTCAATCGTGCGAAAGCGCTGACTCTTCAGCTTTTGACATTTTCGAAAGGTGGTGCGCCAATAAAAAAAATGGTGAGACTCACTCCAATTTTAAAAGCGAGCATTCAATTTTCCCTCAGTGGATCAAATATTTCGGTTCAATATGATTTAGAAGAAAATCTATGGATGACTGAAATTGATGAAAATCAAATTAGCCAAGTCATCGATAATATTGCGATTAACGCACAACAAGCAATGCCTGACGGCGGCACATTAGTAGTGAAAGCTGAAAATGTTTGGTTAAAACAAAAAGAATTCCCTCTTGATTCAAATCAAAGCTTTATCAAGGTTTCCTTTC is drawn from Leptospiraceae bacterium and contains these coding sequences:
- a CDS encoding ABC transporter permease — its product is MNNAIKNLQVLWILVKRDYALQFAGSLLGILWMLIQSLSLISIYTFVFFILNKSSNLPNSKLDYSSYIFSGLLFWIPLQEMLIRGVSILTDNRQLIKRSSLGVNLFLWIPFLQMIIHSFVISIPVFIVLLWSGSLDYRFFFFSYPIILITGLYLMLVLEYLARVNILLKDISPIMRLLSQIIFWTLPVLYFPSGVLREVNLYNPFIIPLDVFRFLVLKDYSIQFPVLIFIFPLSFFVLVFFLTRFKLDEVVMDHL
- the greA gene encoding transcription elongation factor GreA, giving the protein MSQETVITNEKSSSELDKLTNLFNEDIYVRVDASSVPVTKFKILDDLISHYKTLGKLDEASQKIEEHLKDHPDSISARYLTGFLSLIQNKIEDSNHLKSLLEQFKVHGKWTIIEYISDHILQFGEQRLALKYKAEALEKLNKNKELKLVLEKLAKHDRKNPEIAKKYALSILDEDRDKAIIFLKQAAESFARSKEYGQLEEIWPILIEHNFEDLPFFEKIERILLSAREKSRIVILFYPLMETYKQLEDYDKTILLLKKILDHEPLSQKARNDLIRAYKAKYVNHSLLEEFLKMSEIGNSKKSIKACITNFERNIVFDTNNYVMHRNWGVGQIKSISSASDSIVVDFLDKKDHKLSIQMAITSLKPLKQDHIWVKLYENRQQIVDLFANDIPTFFVELLTSHDNLMTLGDIKAEITTKFLSKSEEWSKWWNKAKILLKKDPRIGFNPKKKDEIIYRQKPISLTEELSDKFAAVTDINKKLDIALEALEVYEEAEGAVESFNHFYYEEEEAKDIFRRLVAYLYLEIASSLIHSDDLPRHQKPEEIQRLIQSQTKEELLSFSKQLTNVEVKKNYVNLIRKYHSEYTNIFMGILFEVPVKVNKYAFGVLVSENKHSELNLFVETTINKSKENPEVFLWVAKSILSGSWDYSWLNVSTSDLVLRTFRLLKPLGKIEEKGTKLKNAAMDILFGNDNETVSMVIKSSDADFIRKIYALFKEVPYVTDAEKDKLLNLINTLKPGFSWDDSYTSSDDDSSDDGYSIPSNVILVTRMGFNAKKEEFEHLVNVEMAENSRDIGEAQEKGDLRENAEYKAAMEKQVQLQAQIKKLETELKSAQILDITDVKTDKMNIGCTVKLKNENNGEEDTYSILGAWDADTEKNIISYQSPMGKALLGKKIGDMASVDFEGSHMNFRVLEISRYSI
- a CDS encoding endoflagellar filament sheath protein, producing the protein MREYMNNKKKLVGILSSIIAIAIAFSGIAYAEKKGLKTTNGNDLGNNELKSITLETWDKVEWEVFTDKDSELPDNYGKKPYKKDLAPSTQSMRQVKLLKGYPRDVKYIDLSKDKDNSQVLAVKFHFTFPGNNEVTIRPPRTADFIINRPRMFINDNAFSNTEAQKAPEKRDINNVNIQPIYGVELPGVTKSMSVWVLGRGIDYILEGWFEDYKGDTHVIKFGSVNFVGWRPMTAVIPANIPQFVEAYPATKSLVFKQFKLRSTPKTGGDITYLFFDELKILADTFDVHFDGANIDFDPEDCSNKQRVEEVEAKAKGIKPVKDCGNSGGAKSAPAAEKK
- a CDS encoding ABC transporter ATP-binding protein, whose product is MIRVQNLTKKYIGFKTPLERILTALSFGLIPGSRSYTALSGIDIEVNAGEIIGIIGRNGAGKSTLLKVLSGVSKFQSGVMEKSGSLRSILELGVGFNPELSGDENVYYNGLVWGYSLNEIKSLADSIFEFSGLNEFRNVPLKNYSTGMMMRLGFALATANRPDILLVDEALAVGDASFQQKSLSRFQRFKEEGSAIIIVSHDLNLLQMISDRMIVMEKGKIEFCGSPALALKKYIQILADNSFTESTNEKQVKSEHIESYSLQMQGNRTAKSIFGIGEIVTISFSIKLRAAIPDLTIGFHIDDAKGLRVFGTNSYHLKKEFKNLKAGSIVTVSFTFPLNISHGKYNLGFALHEGDNHTTNCYLWKDDILDFEVERLGVPKFDGPSFLPVECEWEIKS
- a CDS encoding PAS domain-containing protein, which codes for MEKKRILIVENDLDIARTLAECFNKSGFRVSQFQSLNSILLEENNCQSDLMLIDIDSLENGEEIKKKRDFFQAFDTPILLLSNDEKADLSEIIEITSPFAILSKNFSESILLSSANIALRLNQKMQEQQEKERKLTENVELMQNILDCSADFIFVKDRNLRTILCNEMVAKAVGRKASDLIGHNDIENGVDIELVKGNPEKGIRGYENDDLAALGGETLNNPADLVYTDGKVYVFDTVKRPLRNRDGEIIGLLGISRDITERKNSERLLASERERLAVTLHSIGDGVISTDRDGKISMFNKAAKELTGWDATEAIGMPLPNVFRIVDQISGTPLENPIERIIRTRERIELSANTSLVTRAGRELIISYSVDPMQDNENKIIGVVIVFRDMTEKIKLEATIQRNQKLESIGILAGGIAHDFNNLLAGIFGYLEIALMYSKDHPRIEEYLNKSLSAFNRAKALTLQLLTFSKGGAPIKKMVRLTPILKASIQFSLSGSNISVQYDLEENLWMTEIDENQISQVIDNIAINAQQAMPDGGTLVVKAENVWLKQKEFPLDSNQSFIKVSFQDDGVGIQREILPRIFDPFFSTKTKGTGLGLTTAFSIIKRHGGFFDVESVPGKGTIFIIYLPAQKGNEVKIIDSNVSTIKGKARILLMDDEEYLQEIESVRLEKMGYEVILARHGDEAIHIIKEAENAGKEFHLFILDLTIPGGKGGIQTLEEIRKINTKTPAIIASGYSESPAISDPKNFGFVASLKKPYSKDELLVIFEKLSL